From one Humulus lupulus chromosome 8, drHumLupu1.1, whole genome shotgun sequence genomic stretch:
- the LOC133795717 gene encoding uncharacterized protein LOC133795717 — protein MEDQIPEVVVLSDSEDDIGDVREDTVEENQDPVQSDRNRKGKQADVRENTSEDSQDKVQADVRENTAEKSQDKVQRDRKGKGKQSDEDFILEEEEFEQDVEAEIEMGTQSDPRKWWRSVSDFCTQNLDDGDSDGICSEEELHELKSDDEFNVGKNSKEFNPKTKMQNFQFVLGMEFATVTILRNAIREYFIEVNKIDGKTMRVKTLVDKHSCGIVLDNKKLTSTWLAKHFLEQFRLNPSMEYNVFREITTKTKYSRVSSWTFYSAKTKARKMLDGSVKEQYAILDDYCKRLLATNPGSTVKLKTDLVNGRRQFQRIYICLKACRDGWLGGCRPLIGLDGCFLKGYCKGILLAAVGIDGNNSMFPIAYCVAEKENTEVWTWFLELLKADIGSLSPTKVTMMSDRQKGLENAVGAIFSGCEVRFCVRHLHANFKKEYPGLLLKQLLWAAANTTTQAEFARAMQEVKNVSDGAYNWLAGKNPTEWTKSHISEYPKCDILVNNLCESFNAAILDARDKPIITLLEKIRFWLMSRFYNKKAELEKMTQHVGKRILKIIEKQKEVAKHCLVTRSDKFQFQVQCCNGSALVVDLEFRTCTCRRFQLSGLPCGHALATIWFMGGNVFDYVHGFYKKESLQKAYEQSVHPMPSPDMWPQTRLNPIDPPPETKLPGRPKKARRRETDEPPPALKKARRTGQNRVVKKRGRPPLQNPTESTLLRKERRLKQHAKGGTSGATNAQPDTI, from the exons ATGGAAGACCAAATACCAGAGGTGGTTGTGCTTTCAGATTCAGAGGATGATATTGGTGATGTGAGGGAGGATACAGTTGAGGAGAACCAAGACCCGGTTCAAAGTGACAGAAATAGGAAAGGAAAGCAAGCTGATGTGAGGGAAAATACATCTGAGGATAGCCAAGACAAAGTTCAAGCTGATGTGAGGGAAAATACAGCTGAGAAGAGCCAAGACAAAGTTCAGCGTGacagaaaagggaaaggaaagcaaagTGATGAAGATTTCATATTGGAGGAGGAAGAGTTTGAGCAAGATGTTGAAGCTGAGATAGAGATGGGTACACAATCTGACCCTAGGAAGTGGTGGCGATCAGTTTCAGATTTTTGTACTCAAAATCTTGATGATGGAGACTCAGATGGTATATGTTCTGAGGAGGAGTTACACGAATTGAAGTCAGATGATGAGTTTAATGTTGGTAAAAATTCCAAAGAATTCAACCCGAAAACCAAAATGCAAAACTTCCAATTTGTTCTTGGCATGGAATTTGCCACTGTTACAATTTTAAGGAATGCAATAAGGGAGTACTTTATTGAAG TTAACAAGATAGATGGCAAAACAATGAGGGTCAAAACACTTGTTGACAAGCATAGTTGTGGCATTGTTCTGGACAATAAAAAGCTGACCTCAACTTGGCTTGCAAAACACTTTTTGGAGCAATTTAGGCTAAATCCGAGTATGGAATACAATGTATTTAGGGAGATAACTACAAAGACCAAGTACTCACGTGTGTCTAGCTGGACATTTTACAGCGCCAAGACAAAAGCAAGGAAGATGTTGGATGGGTCTGTCAAGGAACAATACGCCATTCTTGATGACTACTGTAAAAGGTTGTTGGCTACCAATCCTGGCTCTACTGTGAAGTTGAAAACTGATTTGGTTAATGGGAGAAGGCAATTTCAGCGTATTTATATTTGTCTTAAGGCATGTAGAGATGGCTGGTTGGGGGGTTGTAGACCTCTAATTGGTCTTGATGGCTGCTTTTTAAAAGGATATTGTAAGGGCATTTTATTGGCTGCAGTAGGCATTGACGGTAATAACTCCATGTTTCCCATTGCCTACTGTGTTGCTGAAAAGGAAAACACTGAGGTTTGGACTTGGTTCTTGGAGCTATTGAAGGCTGATATTGGGAGTTTGAGTCCCACCAAGGTGACAATGATGAGTGATCGTCAAAAAGGATTAGAAAATGCAGTGGGAGCCATCTTTAGTGGGTGTGAGGTGAGGTTTTGTGTTAGACATCTTCATGCTAACTTTAAAAAGGAATATCCTGGACTTTTACTTAAGCAACTTTTGTGGGCAGCAGCTAATACAACAACACAAGCTGAGTTTGCTCGAGCAATGCAAGAAGTCAAGAATGTCTCGGATGGTGCTTACAATTGGCTGGCAGGGAAGAACCCCACAGAATGGACTAAGTCACATATTTCAGAGTACCCAAAATGTGACATTTTGGTGAATAATTTGTGTGAGAGTTTCAATGCAGCCATACTTGATGCTCGCGACAAGCCAATTATAACTTTACTAGAGAAAATTAGATTTTGGTTGATGTCTCGGTTTTATAACAAAAAAGCTGAGTTGGAGAAGATGACTCAACATGTGGGGAAGAGAATTTTGAAGATAATTGAGAAGCAAAAAGAGGTTGCAAAGCATTGTCTGGTTACTAGGTCTGACAAGTTTCAGTTTCAGGTTCAATGCTGCAATGGTAGTGCCTTGGTTGTCGATTTGGAATTCAGAACTTGTACGTGTAGGAGGTTTCAACTATCTGGGCTTCCTTGTGGCCATGCACTAGCTACTATCTGGTTCATGGGAGGTAATGTCTTTGATTATGTCCACGGATTCTATAAAAAAGAATCATTGCAAAAAGCATATGAACAGAGTGTGCATCCTATGCCTAGTCCAGATATGTGGCCTCAGACAAGACTCAACCCAATTGATCCACCACCTGAGACGAAGCTGCCTGGAAGACCTAAGAAAGCTAGGAGAAGGGAGACAGATGAACCTCCACCTGCTTTAAAGAAAGCTCGAAGAACTGGACAA AATCGTGTGGTCAAAAAGCGAGGTCGTCCACCACTGCAGAACCCAACTGAATCCACACTTTTAAGGAAGGAAAGAAGATTGAAACAACATGCTAAAGGAGGAACTAGTGGTGCAACCAATGCTCAACCCGATACTATCTGA